One Triticum dicoccoides isolate Atlit2015 ecotype Zavitan chromosome 4B, WEW_v2.0, whole genome shotgun sequence genomic window carries:
- the LOC119295864 gene encoding uncharacterized protein LOC119295864: MCGSSRARGSRRRRGAAACRWGELEARWPRRGEHEASELLCSLLKNRGSSRFMAMYKTASRRHKRFWRRGSGNRPERGGSSQPASVPGNGGGRQSSGAELSHPWRTVHGAQRERLERGGKTQASFQSIRARVVLVARHKGIHKSLLVPLFIQEAPSSVISCIKDMKIYISLGAQCQPYDIMALGICEELYSAYTSAIRKG, encoded by the exons ATGTGCGGGAGCTCGAGGGCGAGAGGAAGCCGGAGACGGCGCGGGGCAGCGGCCTGCAGGTGGGGAGAGCTGGAGGCACGCTGGCCCAGGCGTGGTGAACACGAGGCGAGCGAGCTGCTCTGTTCGTTACTAAAGAACAGAGGCAGCAGCAGGTTCATGGCGATGTACAAGACAGCGAGTCGGCGACACAAGAGGTTCTGGCGACGGGGCAGCGGGAACCGGCCGGAACGGGGCGGATCCAGTCAGCCGGCGTCGGTTCCGGGCAACGGCGGTGGTCGACAGAGCTCGGGCGCGGAGCTCAGCCATCCATGGCGTACTGTCCATGGTGCACAGAGAGAGAGGTTAGAGAGAGGGGGGAAAACGCAGGCTTCTTTCCAATCTATCCGTGCACG TGTGGTATTGGTTGCTAGACACAAAGGCATACACAAATCTTTGCTCGTGCCATTATTTATTCAGGAAGCACCTAGCAGTGTAATCTCATGCATCAA GGACATGAAAATATATATTTCTCTCGGAGCACAATGTCAACCATATGATATCATGGCACTCGGCATATGCGAGGAATTGTACTcggcatatacaagtgctatacggAAGGGGTGA